Proteins found in one Pirellulales bacterium genomic segment:
- a CDS encoding NF038122 family metalloprotease produces the protein MRLPFLKKSKAADLSLNSQARADKRRSLAVEQFEQRILFAIAPTLVAIQPNEGDVLLDGQVRNIAPRELTFRFDEGQIIDYATATTNSIQVVGSGGDGVFGNAGDVALGDIYKVLPGNRANEVIVRFADTLDDDLYQITIVGAGGSALKNTSGLAFNSGVNLTSRFELDLGAQITAVVPQPVSRNAQGNLVQDLNKIVVYFNNDRLNSGLAQNPSVYQLIDTKGTANTNDDTVTNPTSVAYDAAGNKATLTFSAIPAGTYRLRVGDNAAPSATVINKTPSQDALDYLDNATFLQTLGSSTIVVKGQGIYGADSPYTLAYPGGGQEPGHRDIPAESHLLGGGDGDPGIAVREYNFKRDYGSDPLGNPLVNAITEAQKQRAREIFELYGYYLGVKFVETEASGFTIATGDPRAVDAGVPPGGVGGIAGGNLAVMNSAVNWGNSEPLGGWFNTAMHEIGHLLGLGHTYDLPPVTVMGSDGNLGSSEAVFPGDHDIVHGQYLYRPDNKDVDLFKFQVETSGRFTAETIAERMADSSLLDSVITLYDAQGNILARNDDYFSNDSFIDIELTSGTYYIGVASTGNTNNNPKIANSGMGGTSEGPYELRLNFSATPSGVVLTDATGTKFDGDSDGRPGGAYNFWFQAGSTLFVDKAAANGGNGAIGTPFNNLQTALAAASAGQIVRVVGNGGADGNLATQGDNLAYEIGRNIFDQPLSDGADLNVPQGVTLMIDAGAILKLRAANVNVGSFQQGIDLSTGALQVLGTPDRSVVFTSYDNESVGKDTNTLVTTPAKGNWGGIVFRADSDYEAAGIFLNYVNHADITYGGGQVVVNSISQVYTPIHLEQSRPTLSYNTILASADAVISADPNSFEESLVRGDTYTADYRRMGPDLEGNKFSDGATTGLPENSINGLFVRIATNAGSPIDTLDVSARFHDTDIVYVLAESLMITGTPGGPIVEGGVRKARTHGRLAIDPGVIVKSLGARIEVGMNAQLIAEGNAGNSVIFTSLLDDSYGASGQFETAMGASSAIAQEGDWGGIYFRPTAQGSMDNVRLTYGGGETTIEGGFARFNAIEIHQANVRITNSVFELNDGGLTSYSRNGRGGNTSSTIYVIGAQPVLAGNTLRDNVGDAISIDANSMSYRQLPDVGRSTGAIGRFDRYDDNHGPLVRENRLTNNDINAMVVRGGTLTTQTVWDDTDIVHVLRDEIQVPNLHIYGGLRLQSSATESLVVKLQGAKAGFTAAGSPLDIDDRIGGTVQVIGMPGRPVVLTSIDDDRVGAGFDPDGRPNTVTGSSIFKPVSGPSKASIEFRMDAATASSVEFVEAMERAALYWESIIDDPVRIVIDLSFKALGPNILGQASSVETLLDYNDVRQHMIADAGVTESIVSQIPTYENLNVVFPTTGETVKTIPKILINRANALALGYSPSQLTTELSVYDNVTPIDATVEFSSEFPFDFNRDDGLTGVDFLAVAVHEIGHVLGFVSSEDGVDFGQTDIPMSPLDLFRVAPGQGVNFATAPRIMDPTQFNQVFYDGGIFRTTSLPVPGIGRGEIPLSTGRLNGDGNQASHWKHRELLGLSTSIGIMDPIEEDYGVVTYADRRAFDLIGWDVVNRSGSGQLNTGTAGDWRGLQFQAYSNDRNVEVVNELEASYTLNNDVNKTPNTAQFLGTLAANEQNGDDIRRLGFEVHGAVSFDRSGDVDVYSFNGTAGTEVWFDIDRTSVSLDTVVELVDGNGNVLARSNDSASQTPTGIGRVMQRGDFSNADFYGTNIKDAGMRLVLPGAVGSTNTYYVRVRSNSSNLNNLSGGQTSGEYQLQIRLREADEFPGSTVRFADIRNAVTAIDIQGLPGHSPLVGEAARVSVGNTTLDQAQDIGNLLASDRNVISVASALVSPLDADWYKFTIDYQAIQSIAGRSDAGKTWATVFDIDYADGLTRPDLTLSLYDSTGKLIFVARDSSIADDQPLPLGNASANDLSRGSFGKLDAYLGSVQLPEGTNKTYYLAITSNAQLPRALDQTFAPDAFNELVRLEPVNSVRRVVEDHIGASGYRTDAGGLVDSSTGAILPIGNPADVAANARPFTLADVALYVSTGNELWTVDPRGGNRRVKVGDMRDVTDIVMRSDGFLFGDRSLVEDDTAGQLVFIRTDNAGVITVGEDNIPDDGDNGTLSNRVDAITFRRLAHGDSPGGGVNEHYQLFLGVRASDAGPARSVLYYADPTTGEANDDGDDRVFFKRGEINAGTPGDIGVTTGMAFVGGTLYGVGSNGHFFTINTGNGKATVISNLGINFAGLSLGPQNVENGKYANTLFAVSTSGQLYALNTNGTLRNDVFAGGATSVSTGLGGATGLAFSPLDFNLWHPTTQKKDEAGHGINKAPDHSRDVTGPDYAGGASYYFGFENWKGGYIPYGAEAQFGILSSDTHQDLADPDRPGFVPADFAIGNNYNMPGGAHGSLVTNAFSLAGYDTTDKPTLYFNYFLETENANEVKENKMRDSARVFASADGGVTWTQLATNNSVQTTLVQDAELPFFPTANSNIGWFGPNQQVQELFDGPATGWRQARVDLGDFAGKPSIQLRFDFATAGAIGGGMQGDQFGNPTSTLQFTNNNFRGFYIDDIIVGFSERGEMVTGADVDTSFFQTPEFLAKQNQVLFPGMPSQVLVGPYQLEIRRGAEYANSALGTSARIQIGSTFDTNDRLAQSVTLFAPSGGQIADGQTFQVSDGVNRLTFEFDSNGSVIVGNVAVPFSGGQSAPQVAQSIRGAINSRWGANFNVSTSVISTSNRVELFGAAAVSEGSSAIIVDRNNLRGDRDALREQGQLIIQNNTISSASQYGIKVEPPAPDSWAHPGAPRNLIELNNARLAPGVVLQNNLIVGAGKAGIRFSGQASPAVPPVGAMPTSVVPFGRIINNTIYGAGLGIGIEVVNNASPTLLNNIVSALDVGISVDASSATTVVGAALYKENETNVQGTTLGSFSILLGDSDPLFVDALKGNFRLMGGSKAIDSSVNSLQDRPDVTVVTNPVGIGVSPILAPAYDASGQLRVDDPASAPPPGLGANVFKDRGALDRSDFTGPTAVLATPFDNDTAGVDLDPAPNKVFYSGGALPNIEIQLSDGSGTGIDDASVVPSRFTFKMDGVALVEGVDYILGYDTTNDLVRFTPTVGLWLSGHSYEIAIDNTSPFGVRDLSGNFLQPNEQATGKTIFTIGLREIDFGDAPLPYPTLLADNGARHILVPGLRLGATVTNDRDGKPSLAADADDGDDGVVFNGAIVPGKTASITVTASAAAKLDAWIDWNGDGDWADPGEQVFQSRSVISGANSLSFAVPATPLTAAIARFRLSTAGGLAPTGVAQDGEVEDYRVQIPPSVAYTMELVNPSNQQAYGKDASGIYVLPPNAAVQVNVYVNDLRDVGAAGGVFSGFTDLSYDVDSFNFVAGSIAYGDSYANAQSGVIDEPNQLVDEAGGLADITPLGAGEKRLLYSVRGVVKPDAILGGSFVLGLDPADLAAVHDTLVYGVDGAVAATYESVTIRVADKPWQNATNKYDVNNDGKVTSIDALVIINRINAGLGLPDPPAIAPPYYDVNGSGTLTSIDALQIINYLNSPPEAQAQMVAAFKASQVAAAALPAAAAALPMASAAPAWTPTEAIAAASLPAPFVADPMIASAAMTVATQSNAPVEKPRTLRSERLADELLAAAYLQAAAPKATFAEAPRLDATEIQSALAYNSALSHVFAVHGQTDESSLAEETTANRLFGKRKSLI, from the coding sequence GTGCGCCTACCGTTTCTCAAAAAGAGCAAAGCCGCCGATCTGTCGCTCAATTCACAGGCGCGTGCCGATAAGCGGCGCAGCCTCGCAGTGGAGCAATTCGAGCAGCGAATTCTGTTCGCCATCGCGCCAACGCTGGTGGCCATTCAGCCCAACGAAGGCGATGTGCTGCTCGATGGCCAGGTGCGCAACATCGCGCCGCGCGAACTTACATTCCGCTTCGATGAAGGGCAGATCATCGATTACGCCACCGCCACCACCAACTCCATTCAAGTCGTGGGCAGCGGCGGCGACGGCGTCTTCGGAAACGCCGGCGATGTGGCGCTGGGCGACATCTACAAGGTGCTGCCGGGCAATCGCGCGAACGAAGTGATTGTGCGCTTCGCCGATACGCTCGATGACGATCTCTATCAAATCACCATCGTTGGCGCGGGCGGCAGCGCGCTCAAGAACACCTCCGGGTTAGCCTTCAATAGCGGCGTCAATCTCACCAGCCGCTTCGAACTCGATCTCGGCGCGCAAATCACCGCCGTCGTGCCACAACCAGTGTCTCGCAATGCCCAGGGCAACCTGGTGCAAGACCTCAACAAGATCGTCGTCTACTTCAACAACGATCGACTCAATAGCGGACTGGCGCAAAACCCCTCTGTCTATCAACTCATCGACACCAAAGGCACGGCCAACACCAACGACGACACAGTCACCAATCCCACGTCGGTCGCGTACGACGCGGCGGGCAACAAGGCCACTCTCACCTTTAGCGCCATCCCCGCCGGAACCTATCGCTTGCGCGTGGGCGACAACGCCGCGCCCAGCGCGACGGTCATCAACAAGACCCCCTCGCAAGACGCGCTCGACTACCTCGACAACGCCACCTTCCTGCAAACGCTTGGCAGCAGCACCATTGTCGTGAAAGGGCAGGGGATCTACGGCGCCGATTCGCCATATACGCTCGCATATCCGGGGGGAGGCCAGGAACCAGGTCATCGCGACATCCCGGCCGAAAGCCACCTGCTTGGCGGCGGCGATGGCGATCCTGGCATTGCGGTTCGCGAATACAACTTCAAACGCGACTACGGCAGCGACCCGCTCGGCAACCCCTTGGTCAACGCCATCACCGAGGCGCAGAAGCAGCGTGCCCGCGAAATCTTCGAACTCTACGGCTATTACTTAGGTGTCAAGTTCGTCGAGACCGAAGCCTCCGGGTTCACGATCGCTACGGGCGATCCGCGCGCGGTTGATGCGGGAGTTCCTCCTGGCGGTGTGGGGGGCATTGCCGGCGGCAACCTGGCCGTGATGAACAGCGCCGTGAATTGGGGCAACAGCGAGCCCCTCGGCGGCTGGTTCAATACCGCCATGCACGAAATTGGCCACTTGCTTGGCCTAGGGCACACCTACGACCTGCCGCCGGTCACCGTGATGGGCAGCGACGGCAACCTCGGCTCGTCCGAGGCTGTTTTTCCGGGCGATCACGACATCGTGCATGGACAGTACCTGTATCGCCCCGACAACAAAGACGTCGACCTCTTCAAGTTTCAGGTCGAAACCAGTGGCCGCTTCACCGCCGAGACGATCGCCGAGCGCATGGCCGATTCCAGCCTGCTTGACTCGGTGATCACGCTCTACGATGCGCAAGGCAACATCCTTGCCCGCAACGACGACTACTTCAGCAACGATTCGTTCATCGATATCGAGCTGACATCGGGCACGTACTACATCGGCGTGGCCAGCACCGGCAACACCAACAACAATCCCAAGATCGCCAACAGCGGCATGGGGGGCACCTCGGAAGGGCCGTACGAGCTACGGCTCAACTTTAGCGCCACACCCAGTGGCGTGGTGCTCACCGACGCCACCGGAACCAAGTTCGATGGCGACAGCGACGGCCGCCCGGGAGGCGCCTACAACTTCTGGTTCCAGGCAGGCAGCACGTTGTTCGTCGACAAAGCGGCGGCTAACGGCGGTAACGGCGCCATCGGCACGCCCTTCAACAACTTGCAAACAGCGCTCGCCGCGGCGTCGGCCGGACAAATCGTGCGCGTGGTCGGCAACGGCGGCGCCGATGGCAACCTGGCCACGCAAGGCGACAATCTGGCCTACGAGATCGGTCGCAACATCTTCGATCAACCACTGTCCGACGGCGCCGACCTCAACGTGCCTCAAGGGGTGACGTTGATGATCGACGCCGGCGCGATCCTCAAGCTCCGCGCCGCCAACGTCAACGTCGGCAGCTTCCAGCAAGGCATCGATCTTTCCACCGGCGCGCTCCAAGTGCTCGGCACGCCCGATCGTAGCGTGGTCTTCACCTCGTACGACAACGAAAGCGTCGGCAAGGACACCAACACGCTAGTCACCACCCCCGCCAAGGGTAATTGGGGGGGCATCGTCTTCCGCGCCGATTCCGACTACGAAGCCGCCGGCATCTTCCTCAACTACGTCAACCATGCCGACATCACCTATGGCGGCGGTCAGGTGGTGGTCAACTCGATCTCGCAGGTGTACACGCCAATTCATCTTGAGCAGTCGCGCCCCACCCTCAGCTACAACACCATTCTGGCGAGCGCCGACGCGGTCATTTCGGCCGATCCCAACAGTTTTGAAGAGTCGCTGGTCCGCGGAGACACATACACCGCCGATTATCGCCGCATGGGGCCCGATCTCGAAGGCAACAAGTTCAGCGACGGCGCCACCACCGGCCTGCCAGAGAACAGCATCAACGGGCTCTTCGTGCGAATCGCCACCAACGCGGGCAGCCCAATCGACACGCTCGATGTGTCGGCCCGCTTCCACGACACCGATATCGTGTATGTGTTGGCCGAGTCGCTAATGATCACCGGCACGCCGGGCGGACCGATTGTCGAGGGGGGCGTGCGCAAGGCGCGCACGCATGGTCGGCTGGCGATTGATCCGGGCGTGATCGTGAAGAGTCTGGGCGCGCGCATCGAAGTTGGCATGAACGCGCAGTTGATCGCCGAGGGAAACGCCGGCAACTCGGTAATCTTCACCTCCTTGCTCGACGACAGTTACGGCGCCAGTGGACAGTTCGAAACCGCCATGGGCGCCTCGTCCGCGATTGCGCAGGAAGGGGATTGGGGCGGCATCTACTTCCGACCCACCGCGCAAGGCAGTATGGACAACGTGCGACTGACCTACGGCGGCGGAGAAACCACGATCGAGGGAGGTTTTGCCCGTTTCAACGCGATCGAAATCCACCAGGCCAATGTCCGCATCACCAATAGCGTGTTCGAACTCAACGACGGCGGGCTCACCTCCTATAGTCGCAACGGGCGTGGCGGCAACACCAGTTCGACGATCTATGTGATTGGCGCCCAGCCGGTATTGGCGGGCAACACGCTGCGCGACAACGTGGGCGACGCCATCTCCATCGACGCCAACTCGATGAGCTATCGTCAATTGCCTGACGTGGGTCGCAGCACTGGCGCCATTGGCCGCTTTGATCGCTACGACGACAACCACGGCCCCTTGGTGCGCGAAAATCGGCTCACCAACAACGACATTAACGCCATGGTGGTTCGTGGTGGCACGCTCACCACTCAAACCGTTTGGGACGACACCGACATCGTGCACGTGCTGCGCGACGAGATTCAGGTTCCCAACCTGCATATCTATGGCGGCTTGCGGCTGCAAAGCAGCGCCACCGAGAGCCTGGTGGTCAAGCTGCAAGGCGCCAAGGCTGGCTTCACCGCCGCTGGCAGCCCGCTCGACATCGACGATCGCATTGGCGGAACAGTGCAGGTGATCGGCATGCCCGGCCGCCCCGTGGTGCTCACCTCGATCGACGATGATCGCGTGGGCGCCGGCTTCGATCCCGACGGCCGTCCCAACACAGTCACCGGCAGCAGCATCTTCAAGCCCGTCTCCGGCCCGAGCAAGGCCTCGATCGAATTCCGCATGGACGCGGCGACCGCGTCGAGCGTTGAGTTTGTCGAGGCGATGGAGCGCGCCGCCTTGTACTGGGAGTCGATCATCGACGACCCCGTGCGGATTGTGATCGACCTGAGCTTCAAAGCGCTGGGACCCAATATCCTGGGTCAAGCTAGTTCAGTGGAAACGCTGCTCGATTACAACGACGTGCGCCAACACATGATCGCCGATGCCGGCGTCACCGAGTCGATCGTCAGCCAGATTCCCACTTATGAGAATCTGAATGTCGTGTTCCCGACGACGGGCGAGACAGTCAAGACCATTCCCAAGATCTTGATCAATCGCGCCAACGCGCTGGCGCTGGGCTATTCGCCAAGCCAGCTCACCACAGAGCTTTCGGTTTATGACAACGTGACGCCGATCGACGCCACGGTCGAGTTCAGCAGCGAATTTCCCTTCGACTTCAATCGCGACGACGGTCTGACGGGCGTGGATTTTCTGGCCGTGGCCGTGCATGAAATTGGCCACGTGCTGGGTTTTGTCAGTAGCGAGGATGGCGTTGATTTCGGTCAGACTGACATCCCCATGTCGCCGCTCGATCTGTTCCGCGTCGCGCCGGGGCAAGGCGTCAACTTCGCCACCGCCCCGCGGATTATGGATCCCACGCAGTTCAATCAGGTCTTTTACGACGGCGGAATCTTCCGCACCACGTCGCTTCCCGTCCCCGGCATCGGGCGTGGTGAAATCCCGCTTTCAACCGGCCGACTCAATGGCGATGGCAACCAGGCCAGTCATTGGAAGCATCGTGAACTGCTCGGGCTGTCGACCTCGATCGGCATCATGGACCCGATTGAGGAAGACTACGGCGTGGTGACGTATGCCGATCGCCGCGCCTTCGACCTCATTGGTTGGGATGTTGTCAATCGCAGCGGCAGCGGCCAACTCAACACCGGCACGGCCGGCGACTGGCGCGGATTGCAGTTCCAGGCTTATAGCAACGACCGCAATGTCGAGGTGGTCAACGAACTGGAGGCCTCCTACACGCTGAACAACGACGTCAACAAGACGCCCAACACGGCGCAATTCCTCGGCACGCTCGCCGCTAACGAGCAAAACGGCGACGACATCCGCCGCCTCGGCTTCGAGGTGCATGGCGCCGTCAGCTTTGATCGTTCCGGCGATGTCGACGTCTACAGCTTCAACGGCACGGCCGGAACCGAGGTCTGGTTCGACATCGACCGCACCTCGGTGTCGCTCGACACCGTAGTCGAGTTGGTTGATGGAAACGGCAACGTCCTCGCGCGCTCCAACGATTCCGCCTCCCAGACGCCGACCGGCATTGGCCGGGTCATGCAGCGCGGCGACTTTTCCAACGCCGACTTCTATGGAACCAACATCAAGGACGCCGGCATGCGACTGGTCCTGCCGGGCGCCGTCGGCAGCACCAACACCTATTACGTTCGCGTGCGCAGCAATAGCTCCAATCTCAACAATTTGAGTGGTGGCCAGACCAGCGGCGAATATCAACTGCAGATTCGCCTGCGCGAGGCCGACGAATTCCCCGGCAGCACTGTGCGCTTCGCCGATATTCGCAATGCAGTCACCGCGATCGACATCCAAGGCCTGCCAGGGCACTCTCCACTGGTGGGCGAGGCGGCGCGCGTGTCGGTGGGCAACACCACTCTCGACCAGGCGCAAGATATCGGCAACCTGCTGGCGAGCGACCGCAACGTCATCTCGGTCGCCAGTGCGCTCGTCAGCCCGCTCGACGCCGACTGGTACAAGTTCACCATCGACTATCAGGCGATTCAATCCATTGCCGGTCGTAGCGACGCCGGCAAGACCTGGGCCACCGTCTTCGACATCGACTACGCCGATGGACTGACGCGCCCCGACCTGACTCTCTCGCTGTACGACTCCACGGGCAAGCTCATCTTCGTGGCTCGCGATTCGAGCATCGCCGATGATCAGCCACTGCCGCTGGGAAATGCCTCGGCCAATGACCTGTCGCGCGGTTCCTTTGGCAAGCTCGACGCTTATCTTGGCTCGGTGCAATTGCCTGAGGGAACCAATAAGACCTACTATTTGGCCATCACTTCCAACGCGCAGTTGCCCAGGGCGCTTGATCAAACCTTCGCCCCGGACGCCTTCAACGAGTTGGTGCGACTGGAGCCAGTCAACTCCGTGCGCCGCGTGGTTGAGGACCACATTGGCGCCAGCGGCTACCGCACCGATGCGGGCGGTTTGGTCGATTCCAGCACCGGCGCCATTCTGCCCATCGGCAATCCGGCCGATGTGGCCGCCAATGCGCGTCCGTTCACGCTCGCCGACGTGGCGCTCTATGTCTCCACGGGCAATGAACTGTGGACCGTCGACCCGCGCGGCGGCAATCGCCGGGTGAAAGTCGGCGACATGCGAGACGTCACCGACATCGTGATGCGCAGCGACGGCTTCCTGTTCGGCGACAGGAGTCTGGTTGAAGATGACACCGCGGGACAACTGGTGTTCATCCGCACTGATAACGCGGGAGTGATCACCGTCGGCGAAGACAACATTCCCGACGATGGCGACAACGGCACGCTGAGCAATCGGGTCGACGCCATCACATTTCGCCGCTTGGCACATGGCGACAGTCCCGGCGGCGGCGTCAACGAGCATTACCAATTGTTTCTCGGGGTTCGCGCTAGCGACGCCGGGCCCGCGCGCTCGGTGTTGTACTACGCCGACCCCACTACCGGCGAGGCCAACGACGACGGCGACGACCGCGTCTTCTTTAAACGCGGTGAGATCAACGCCGGAACCCCCGGCGACATCGGTGTCACCACCGGCATGGCGTTTGTCGGCGGCACGCTCTATGGCGTCGGCAGCAACGGGCACTTCTTTACCATCAATACCGGCAACGGCAAGGCCACGGTCATCTCCAACCTCGGCATCAATTTCGCCGGCCTGTCGCTGGGCCCGCAGAACGTGGAAAACGGCAAGTACGCCAACACGCTGTTTGCCGTCAGCACGTCCGGCCAGCTATATGCGCTGAACACCAATGGCACGCTGCGCAACGACGTCTTTGCCGGCGGCGCCACCTCGGTGAGCACCGGCCTGGGAGGCGCCACGGGATTGGCCTTCTCGCCGCTCGACTTCAACCTGTGGCATCCCACCACACAAAAGAAGGACGAAGCCGGCCACGGCATCAATAAGGCGCCAGACCACAGCCGAGACGTAACCGGCCCCGACTATGCCGGCGGCGCCAGCTACTACTTCGGCTTTGAAAATTGGAAGGGGGGCTACATCCCTTACGGCGCCGAGGCCCAGTTCGGCATCTTGAGTAGCGACACGCACCAAGATCTTGCCGATCCCGATCGGCCTGGATTTGTGCCCGCCGATTTTGCAATCGGCAACAACTACAACATGCCGGGAGGCGCCCACGGCAGCCTGGTGACCAACGCGTTCAGCCTCGCCGGCTACGACACCACCGACAAGCCCACGCTCTACTTCAACTACTTCCTGGAAACGGAAAACGCCAACGAAGTCAAAGAAAATAAGATGCGCGATTCGGCGCGCGTCTTCGCCAGCGCCGACGGCGGCGTCACCTGGACTCAGCTCGCTACCAATAACTCCGTGCAGACGACGCTCGTCCAGGACGCCGAGTTGCCGTTTTTCCCCACCGCCAACTCGAACATCGGCTGGTTCGGTCCGAATCAGCAAGTGCAGGAATTGTTCGATGGCCCCGCTACTGGCTGGCGGCAAGCGCGAGTGGATCTGGGCGACTTTGCCGGCAAGCCATCAATTCAGTTGCGCTTCGACTTTGCCACTGCCGGCGCCATTGGCGGCGGCATGCAAGGCGACCAGTTTGGAAATCCGACGAGTACTTTACAGTTCACCAACAACAATTTCCGCGGCTTTTACATCGACGACATCATCGTCGGCTTCAGCGAGCGCGGTGAAATGGTCACTGGCGCCGATGTCGACACGTCGTTCTTCCAGACGCCGGAGTTCTTGGCCAAACAAAACCAAGTGCTATTCCCCGGGATGCCCAGCCAGGTTCTGGTTGGCCCCTATCAGCTAGAGATTCGCCGCGGCGCCGAGTACGCCAACAGCGCGCTTGGCACTTCAGCGCGCATCCAGATCGGCAGTACATTCGACACCAATGATCGTTTGGCGCAGAGTGTCACCCTCTTCGCCCCCAGCGGCGGTCAGATCGCCGACGGCCAAACTTTCCAAGTCAGCGATGGCGTCAATCGGCTCACGTTCGAGTTTGACTCCAACGGCTCGGTCATTGTGGGCAATGTCGCCGTTCCGTTCAGTGGTGGGCAATCCGCGCCGCAAGTGGCGCAGAGCATCCGCGGCGCCATCAATTCGCGCTGGGGCGCCAATTTCAATGTCTCGACCAGCGTCATCTCGACCAGCAACCGGGTGGAACTGTTCGGCGCCGCTGCCGTGTCGGAAGGCTCGAGCGCGATCATTGTCGACCGCAATAACCTGCGCGGCGACCGCGACGCGCTGCGCGAGCAGGGTCAGCTCATTATTCAGAACAACACCATCTCTAGCGCTTCGCAATACGGCATCAAGGTCGAGCCGCCGGCCCCCGATTCTTGGGCCCATCCCGGGGCGCCGCGCAATCTTATCGAGCTCAACAACGCCCGCTTGGCGCCGGGCGTCGTCCTGCAAAACAACCTGATCGTCGGGGCGGGCAAGGCCGGCATCCGCTTCTCGGGTCAGGCATCCCCCGCCGTGCCGCCCGTTGGCGCCATGCCGACATCGGTCGTGCCGTTCGGCCGCATTATCAACAACACGATTTACGGCGCCGGCTTGGGCATCGGCATCGAGGTGGTGAACAACGCCAGCCCCACGTTGCTCAACAATATTGTGTCGGCCCTCGACGTCGGCATATCGGTTGACGCCAGTTCGGCCACCACGGTCGTTGGCGCCGCGCTCTACAAAGAAAACGAAACCAACGTGCAAGGGACCACGCTCGGCAGTTTCTCGATACTGCTGGGGGACAGCGATCCCTTGTTCGTCGATGCCTTGAAGGGCAACTTCCGCCTGATGGGCGGCAGCAAGGCGATCGACAGTTCGGTCAACTCATTGCAGGATCGACCGGATGTGACTGTAGTGACCAACCCGGTCGGCATCGGCGTCTCGCCGATCCTGGCGCCGGCCTACGACGCCTCGGGCCAGCTTCGCGTGGACGATCCCGCCAGCGCGCCCCCGCCCGGTCTTGGAGCCAACGTGTTCAAGGATCGCGGCGCGCTCGACCGCAGCGATTTCACCGGTCCCACCGCGGTGCTCGCCACCCCGTTCGATAACGACACGGCGGGAGTCGACCTCGACCCGGCGCCCAACAAGGTCTTCTACTCGGGCGGCGCCTTGCCGAATATCGAGATCCAACTGAGCGATGGCTCCGGAACCGGCATCGACGACGCCAGCGTCGTGCCTAGCCGCTTCACCTTCAAGATGGACGGCGTGGCGCTCGTCGAGGGTGTGGATTACATCCTGGGCTACGACACCACCAACGATCTGGTGCGCTTCACGCCCACGGTGGGTTTGTGGCTCAGCGGCCACTCCTACGAAATCGCCATTGACAACACCAGCCCCTTTGGCGTCCGCGATCTGTCCGGGAATTTCCTGCAGCCGAACGAGCAGGCGACCGGCAAGACGATCTTCACAATTGGGCTGCGCGAGATCGACTTCGGCGACGCGCCGCTGCCGTATCCCACGCTCTTGGCGGATAACGGCGCACGGCACATCCTGGTTCCCGGACTGCGCCTTGGCGCCACAGTCACCAATGATCGCGACGGCAAGCCCAGTCTGGCCGCCGACGCCGACGATGGGGACGACGGCGTTGTGTTCAATGGCGCGATTGTGCCCGGCAAGACTGCCTCGATCACCGTCACGGCATCGGCCGCCGCCAAGCTCGATGCCTGGATCGACTGGAATGGCGATGGCGATTGGGCCGATCCCGGCGAACAAGTCTTCCAAAGTCGCAGCGTTATCAGTGGCGCCAACTCGCTGAGCTTTGCCGTCCCCGCCACCCCGCTCACGGCGGCGATTGCCCGCTTCCGCTTGAGCACCGCGGGCGGGCTTGCGCCCACCGGCGTCGCACAGGATGGCGAGGTGGAGGATTACCGGGTGCAGATTCCGCCATCGGTGGCCTACACGATGGAGCTAGTGAATCCGTCCAATCAGCAAGCCTACGGCAAAGACGCGAGTGGCATTTATGTGCTGCCCCCCAACGCCGCGGTGCAAGTCAATGTCTACGTGAATGATCTGCGTGATGTGGGCGCCGCCGGCGGCGTGTTCAGCGGCTTCACCGATCTGAGCTACGACGTCGATTCGTTCAACTTTGTCGCCGGATCAATCGCTTACGGCGACAGTTACGCGAACGCCCAGAGCGGCGTCATTGACGAGCCGAACCAACTGGTCGACGAAGCGGGCGGACTGGCCGATATCACGCCGCTCGGCGCGGGCGAAAAGCGATTGCTGTACAGCGTCCGCGGCGTGGTCAAGCCAGACGCCATACTCGGCGGCAGCTTTGTGCTGGGGCTAGACCCCGCTGATCTGGCCGCAGTGCACGACACGCTGGTTTATGGCGTCGATGGCGCGGTGGCGGCCACCTATGAATCGGTGACGATTCGTGTGGCCGACAAGCCGTGGCAGAACGCCACCAACAAATACGACGTCAACAACGACGGCAAGGTGACCAGCATCGACGCCCTGGTCATCATTAACCGCATCAACGCGGGGCTGGGGTTGCCCGACCCGCCGGCCATCGCGCCGCCGTATTACGATGTCAACGGCAGCGGCACGCTCACCAGCATCGACGCGCTGCAAATCATCAACTATCTGAATAGCCCGCCCGAAGCGCAGGCCCAAATGGTGGCCGCGTTCAAAGCGTCGCAAGTCGCCGCAGCCGCGCTACCTGCCGCGGCGGCAGCCTTGCCGATGGCCAGCGCCGCTCCTGCTTGGACGCCAACCGAGGCGATCGCCGCGGCCAGTTTGCCCGCGCCGTTCGTGGCCGATCCGATGATTGCCAGCGCCGCGATGACTGTCGCCACCCAATCGAATGCGCCAGTGGAGAAACCGCGAACCTTGCGATCGGAGCGGCTGGCGGACGAACTGCTTGCCGCCGCCTATTTGCAGGCGGCCGCCCCCAAAGCAACCTTCGCCGAGGCGCCGCGTCTCGACGCTACGGAAATTCAATCCGCATTGGCCTACAACTCGGCCCTCTCCCATGTCTTTGCCGTACATGGCCAAACCGATGAGTCGTCGCTTGCCGAGGAGACAACCGCGAACCGGCTGTTCGGCAAGCGCAAGAGCTTGATTTAA